The following are encoded together in the Phragmites australis chromosome 19, lpPhrAust1.1, whole genome shotgun sequence genome:
- the LOC133900761 gene encoding receptor-like protein EIX2, whose product MSRMTYLLLSNNSFSGNFPPFLRSCTSLSFLDLSWNRFSGTLPMWIGSCSSLQFLRLNHNMFYGHIPNNITSLTNIYHLNLAANWISGVIPPHLSNLTFMTRRYILDPYKDIPAGFQDIIGELLIDTKGQQLNYHGAGVLEILSIDLSSNHLTGKIPDGITSLDGLVNLNLSRNQLNGEVPDKIGAMQSLESLDLSNNNLFGEIPSSISNLTFLSILDLSYNNLTGRIPSGRQLDTLYTGNPSMYDGNTGLCGHPLQRNCGSNNTSEHGDEKRDEHHSGPMYFYFGLGIGYVVGLWVVFCALLFQKAWRIAYFHLVDRFYDKIYVFVVVIWKSFTRKADVR is encoded by the coding sequence ATGTCAAGAATGACATATCTATTATTAAGTAACAATAGCTTCTCTGGCAACTTCCCACCATTTCTAAGAAGCTGCACGAGTCTGTCGTTTCTGGATCTATCATGGAATAGATTCTCAGGAACATTGCCAATGTGGATCGGGAGCTGCAGTTCATTGCAGTTTTTACGACTGAATCACAACATGTTCTACGGGCATATTCCAAACAACATCACAAGTCTCACAAATATTTATCATCTGAATCTTGCAGCCAATTGGATCTCAGGTGTCATACCTCCGCATCTATCAAATCTAACGTTTATGACAAGAAGATATATACTGGATCCTTACAAGGACATTCCCGCCGGGTTCCAAGATATAATTGGTGAATTATTAATAGACACCAAGGGACAACAACTCAATTACCATGGTGCGGGTGTTTTGGAGATACTGAGCATTGACCTCTCATCGAACCATTTAACCGGTAAAATTCCAGACGGGATAACATCTCTCGATGGATTGGTAAATCTGAACTTATCTCGAAATCAACTGAATGGAGAAGTTCCTGACAAGATTGGGGCCATGCAGTCGTTGGAGTCACTTGACCTCTCCAACAACAATCTTTTTGGAGAAATCCCATCAAGCATATCAAATTTGACATTTTTAAGCATTTTGGACTTGTCTTATAATAATCTAACAGGAAGAATACCATCAGGACGTCAACTTGACACTCTCTACACAGGGAATCCCTCTATGTACGACGGAAACACCGGTCTATGTGGGCATCCTCTTCAAAGGAATTGTGGAAGCAATAATACATCTGAGCATGGAGATGAAAAGAGAGATGAACATCATTCTGGGCCAATGTACTTTTACTTTGGACTTGGCATCGGATATGTAGTTGGTCTATGGGTGGTGTTTTGTGCCCTACTATTCCAGAAAGCGTGGAGGATTGCTTATTTTCACCTAGTCGACAggttttatgataaaatttatGTGTTTGTGGTTGTAATATGGAAAAGCTTTACTAGAAAGGCAGACGTACGCTAA